From the Chryseobacterium sp. G0201 genome, the window TATGGTAAAAGAGAAAGCGTAGTGCAATTGCCAAGCGGTTTGCAGTATGAGATTATTACCGAAGGAGATGGTGAAAAACCAGGCCCTAAATCTATGGTTAAATGCCACTACCACGGAACTACAATTGGCGGAAAAGTTTTCGATAGCTCTGTAAAAAGAGGAACGCCGGCTTCTTTCCCATTGAATAAAGTAATTAAAGGCTGGACGGAAGCATTGCAGTTAATGCCCGTAGGAAGCAAATGGAAATTGATCATTCCTCCACATTTGGCTTATGGAGAGCAAGAAGTAAGTAAAGAAATAGGACCAAACAGTACACTTGTTTTCATCGTGGAATTGTTGGGAATTAAATAATCTTACCTTAAATATAAATTAAAATTTACCTGATTTTCGGGTAAATTTTTTTATTTGTGTATCTTAGTGTTTACAACTACCTTGAATAATAAACGTAATGTCATTCCGATGATAGAAGGAATCTCTTTACCACATGAGATTCTTCATTTTATTGCATTTTGCTAAGAATGACAGATGCCAAAACATAATTAAATGAAGAAATTATTTTATCTTTTTGCTATTTTTAGTTTAATAACTTCCTGTGTTTCCAAGAAAAATCAGGCTATAAAACAGAATATTCTTACGTTAAGAGACAGTTATTGTAAAGCGCCATTTCAATATAATTATTCCAAAAAATTACCTTCATATAATTCAGACTCAATTATATCAGCGAATAAAGATCTTAAACCCATGTTTTCTGATCAGAGCATTTTGATTTTAAATGCTTTGGATAATCTGGATGAGGTGCATAAAATTATGGAACTTAAAAAAGATTCATCTTTGGCTTCTCAGGTTAAAGTTTTACAGCT encodes:
- a CDS encoding FKBP-type peptidyl-prolyl cis-trans isomerase, which encodes MGVADLLFKRKKELAEKNLNDGKEYMEEYGKRESVVQLPSGLQYEIITEGDGEKPGPKSMVKCHYHGTTIGGKVFDSSVKRGTPASFPLNKVIKGWTEALQLMPVGSKWKLIIPPHLAYGEQEVSKEIGPNSTLVFIVELLGIK